atggaacccaataaaGAACTAGATTTACGGCTTAAAGCATCCGCAACgacattagcttttccaggatgatagctaatggtgcaaaaaatttaaaaccgtTTCGAAAACTTGAAGCATGAACTCACGTATTCTTCCAAAAACTGTGGTGTGCTTCGGCTAGGGCTCCTGGGACATTGCTGCTGGTTATGGGTATTCTTAGGGGtgtcttagggtcctaggatgagtcttgttAAGGTGGTTCATGGTTTAGTTAGCTAGAGAAAGCGCTGGAACCAGAAAAACACAGCTGCGCAGGATGGGGCGCATGTTAAGGGCTGTAGTTGGTTGCTGGTGCGGTTCAGTGCATGGGCTGTTTAGGGGCTCTTGGCTTTGGTTTAGGCAGTCTCTAATGGTCCTAGGATGAGCCTAGATAGGGTGGTTCATGGGCTGGTTGGCTGGGTAGAAGGCTGGAACTAGAAAACCACAGCTGCACAGGATTGGAGTGCATGTAGGGGCTGTGGGTGTTGGATCTTGCTGTTCAGCGTATGGCTGGTCCAGGGCTCTTGGCTACGTCATCCTTTTGGTTCGATCATTGTTTGGGGATATTTTAGGCTTTTGTACAGTAGGTTAGAGTGTTGGATAAGTATGGTTTGAGTCCCGAGTCGTTCGGTAAGTTGTaggctattttaattaattcgggaaTCGCATGGGTACGTTTGGGTTTTTGTGCTAAGTTTAGTTATCTAAATTCTAAGGCTATGGCAGCCTGTCTATGATGTTCCAACGAAGTCCACGATGTTTGTAAATATATAtcacgtgcaaaataattatttttgagctatgcgatttgtcttgtagccaaattatgttacgggattggaaagcgctaaagtatgaccggggaccTCTgcacccggtaaagtatgaccggggatttATGTATGTTGGAGTGGACATCCGGTTGAAAGGCTGTGGTGATCTTTGccggcccagtactgtggtttagtttgatcaaacgatttatgtgtatgagccacttgcattgaaccgaactctacgcaaaattatttaCGTATATGATTATACATAACaagtataaaaatatgattttatgattttatgaaattgtttatgatGGGAAGTCACGTTATGCATATTTATgcctataatattttatatacaaactaagtttaaattgcatggatttttattacgtattattcgttatccacggtttatgcatgctgagtcattagactcactagacttgatcgatgtagaTGATGCagttgaggagacaggaggcggtgaccagtgagcaggctTGGGCCAGTGGcagtgcaaacccgaggaccttttagtttaaattatattattacgcacattttttaaattatttactctATTTTTGATTTAGTAGGATTggtaataagaaaaataaaatttataatttttttagaatatttttaaattaaattagtatatttttggattttaggattaattggatgttggtgatttattttaaacgatggagttttaatattaattttactttagtatgagtggtgactgttaagttattttaagagctatacttttaataaatcatttaataagaaaattttatatttttccgcaaatgttaaaatattagtattttaagatACGGttcgtcacagttggtatcagagcgaaaggTTTCCTAATATAGGGTTTTGCCACTGctggttgcgagaagctcatggAGTCACGCCTCAGGTATGTacgtttttacgattttaaatgCATTAAGTATTAAGTACAAGTTCCTCTAAACTGCATGTTTAAGTTTTTGAATCACTTTAGCATGTTGTATAAGTAATTCagttatgcatgttggttacgtgttgGGTTAAATTGTagtacagtatgcctcctagacgtgttATTGTTGTGAGAGCCGTGAGGCTCGTGTATGAGCGATTCTGTAAGATAGACCCCAAGGACTTTGGGGGTACGACTGATCCTATGGttgcagagggatggattaagtccataaAGGTGATCTTTACctttatggagctgcaggatgctgATAGGGTTAGGTGTGCCACTTATTTGCTGAAGGACGATGCTcggttatggtgggaaggagcataaTTGTCGGTGAATCTGCAGACTCTGACTTGGGAAGGCttcaaggaggttttctactccaagtacttcaccgAAGATGTACGCTCCCGACTGACTAGTTGGTGCGGTTGCAAGTAGTAGTGCTGAAGCCAAAGTTGTCAGCATTAAAGAAATTACAACCGATAGTaatattgtaatgcccggttactcgtacaaatgataatgatacgtttatgtcgtttatcatgtagctctttagttcattagatttcacgtgaagattgaagtatcaatattgagattgaacatgatttttatattgtccatggtatattgagaatgaatatgtgttaaaatagtgatagtaagaggtgtaggtagaagtagtgtaatgaagttagtaggaaatgagatgaaaatatggtagtttgtacgggttttagcataatgatttgaatattgatccaaattgtgtgaggccataaccattagaaagctaagatataatgctaaaactttcatgttttgggttttgtccaaatcattgtggaagacaagccaaaagtgccccgaagtgtgtcgtgtatatcgttattcctgcactgacacatgttgggagaatggacataactttttactcagacctccaaatgacatgaaaccAGTTGGAGATTCAAACTTTCATTTTTatcactttttcagattatgaacggaagatacgtttctggagcgatctttgatgaagtagtgcgcagaggcagaacaggtggcgctcgagcggtagaaaatgaccgcccgagcgccggtggacgaaattttcatcttttggACAGAatgtttggcgcccgagcggtaatatattacctcCCGAGCGCCGCTGTGTATAAGAAAGGATAAGTTTCGAGTTTCTAAGCCATTTCTTCAGTACCTTCCTTTCTTTATCAGCAAAAACTCAACGTAAACCAAGAAACCCTTCCTCCAAAAGctctcttcttcattcctttcattactttgaggtaagaacttagttctccatcacaagaacttcataagggtgtaagttttcctcTCTTTTGGTTATTATTAATGTAGATAAGCAAACTTCACCTAGAATAGACAtagtaattgaattattgatatgtttgacagcataggaaagagaaacatcgtctcaaaccagtgttcttgcgcttggacagtaagttgaCATGTTCTTGaaataatacatgagtaatattatgatttcaaatacttcccattgattattgctatatgtacattgttagtatcttattgatgaaaatatagcatcatattccattgttatgtattaaatatgtaagaaactcatgaatattgatgatgggtgctatgttatgaacatgaacatgaacatgaaaagaaaaggattgatttttacaggatatagagcttgttgatatcatgggtggttttaagtccaccaaagctattggccaatatatgttcatggggcgtggggctgccaaaggttgctccctgacgtccaacactgtagtagctatataataaagcaagcacggtagtacaggtcaactaatgaggctcaagtaaaaaaatgaacatgaatatatgatacgatatgacatggtttaaagattcattgttgtcacgacttgatatgtatgttccttcgacgcatattgttacgtacaagtgccaacttatcgagttttataaactcacgtagctcatgtattacaggatcaggtagtgaagagacgtaagatgccggttcgccaatggatgcttgtgacgtgccttacctcaacaagaaccgggacttcttattgtatagcttccgcatatgtattgtacgaacaTATGTCAGGGTTTAAAACAAGTtctacaatgtttatgtctaggtgtatgatgatacagaatatgtttgtatgtaagaatacgattatatatatgtgttgatgttgatgcttgagttgagattttggttttacaagaatgtagggacctcatgccaaaatttttataaaccgtcaaagtgatgccccttgtttgatttgcttcatactacagttatatcagtcaaaccctattttgattatggtaattatgctaagtatagagtaagggtgtgacaaatATACTGGGAAAAACATtaattatactttattttttgtttaaaacgACCAATTATATGGTTCTCTACTACACATCAGATGGCGTTCCAACGCAAAGAGTTAATTTCCAatcgttgaaaaaaattataactttcattaaaaaaaaaatagcagaGCGTTCCACTCTAATTAAAATTTGGCGTCATACATTCTGAGCATGCCATTTCGAAAATATTGTGCACAAatataaacaataataaccTAATCTAAAACCATCATGAACACAGAACACGGAAGAAGAACAAACATCGACCATGAATTGTCCGGGAAGCGGCGATTACCTCGTCCAGAAGTGAGGGCTCAGAAACGTAATCGCCCAGCAGTGAGGGCTCAGAAACAAGGAAGACGATCCTCTTCACTTGGGAGAACAAGAAATTAGGACACAAGTGATTTGAGGATTTTTGTAGATAAATTTTGGGAAATCAGACTTTGGGAATTCTCTCACGTGCAAAATCTCTCCTGCATTTAACCATCTAAGTGACGTAAAGATTGGAttgggaaaaaattaaaatgtttgggACTAAATCGACTCATTAAATTCATGACACTGAATTCAATTCACGGGTTACCGGCATTTTTCTGGTAAAATTGAAGACAAACTGTAGTTTTCCTACAGAATACCAATTGTTCATTCGAATATCGATCACGCAAGCActctaaataaataacattcGACAGCataaaatgttcatgattaatcCCATAAACCCACAACATAGAGCAACCTCATTGAATAGTTGCGAAAAATGGCGCAACCAACCATGATTGGTCCCAGAACAAGGAAAGTAAAGGCAACCAACCTTATATATACAACAGACATCACACAGTCCCATTTACTCGAACATGAAAAGGGGGTCCACGGCAAAAGATAGGCTCTTCAGGTGAGTTCGTTCTTGCTCGAGCTCTAAGCACTTCATTGGCATCATCAATGACAGCAGCCGCCAACAAGGAGTACTCCCCAGGGATCAAGAAATAGAGAGTGAAAGTATGCCTCATCTCTTGCAGAGGAGGGACTTCCATAACAACACCAGTCAAAACACCTGAAAATATTGCCGACAATAACATTCTTTTCCttgggggaaaaaaaaaagaaaacaaagcaGCCTCTTATTAAATACAAGCTGTTTGTTTGGGTTCTTGTGCTGATCTCAAGAGCCCAAACATTGTCTGTTTGATGATTTCAAACATTTCCCTTCATctatctatttttaaaatatttcatccaTACATCACATCATATTTCGAATCAACTATTTAAAATCTAATAATTAAActattattctttttttttctaatttttcataCCGATCATTACAATATTTTACTAATTTCATATAATGATCATACCATTAATTTCTACATATCACCTCAACTTTAAATTCCTACctaaacaaaaattattttaatttttctttcctGATACTCTTGAGTGGAGTTTAAGAGAAAACAATACCATATCATCTCATGCACAAACTTCGTAAAGTATATCACATGCATATGAAAAAAAACACAAAGTTATTGCAAAATCAAATGTTGTACCTTCCCACAGAACAGTTGCCTTGTCACCCTCGATGCAGTTTTCACCAGCCACATCTTTGCATGTGACACCAAGTCTAATTCTAATGTTCTCCTTTGTGTTATTGCGCACCAACACTTCCATTGGGGTCATCTCATGTGCAGTGATGGAGCCCCCTCCCAATTCATGTGAACTCACTCGAGCACCagattttttttgtgaattcaGTTTTGCATCATTGTGCATACTATTTTTAGCAAGCCTAAAGCCAAATGTCAGCGGATCTGGCAGTAGTACATCCATGACAGATGTCTGGAGAGCAGCCTGTACTGCATCCTTGATATTTAGTTCACCTGAGCTGTTGCGTCCAGAGTGCCACCTCACCTTAATCCTAGAAATCAAATTCCTAATAGAAGCATTGAGCTCAAGCTTAATATTCTTCTCTGAGAAGCTTGAACTTTTACCAACAGTCCCACTTGTTTGGGTACCCTTAACAAGAAAGGAACCATCAAGAACTGGTAATTTGAAATGTTCAAGTGGTATTAGCACTCTAGCGGTGTAATCCCTGTCTATCCTTGTTTTAGGATAACCAAATTCTGTACAATTACAGTGAGAGGGTCTCTCCTTTTCATCGGACTTCTCTAAATCAACTGAAACACTAGTCTCAAAGACGACATCAGTTGGATTACACAGCTCTAATTCAAGAAAGCGAAGCCCCCAACTTCCCCTGTAAGGATCAATTTTCATGAACCTATCAGTTTCTCTTTCAGAACCATCATCTTCTTCACTGCCATCACCATTCATTTTTAAAGGCACGGGGTAAGTTTCACCGACATGGGTTGGAATTTCCATTGACAGTAAGCGGGCCTTTACAAAAGACAAGCCTTGCAAAACACAGATGTTCAAGGGGATGACATGACGTCTCCCAGGAGGAGGAACAGACCCCGTTGCAGGTACTCCAGAATGTACCAGTGGACCTAACCATAAATAATTGGCGATCACAAGCAATCgtaaataaatttaacataaaatttagTAGGAAAGTTCACAAAATAGAATAACTGAATTGAGCCAAGCAGTCAATCTAACATTAATGAAGTGGTGGTTCATTTTCAATCAAAAATTATCAGTAACTAATCATTTTACATGGTCCTAATGTCGGTATTCCAAAGTGATGCTATTCATCTTCGGCTTAATAGTACCCTTTGCATAAGAAATCCTGACAGATTTCCTCTATCTAATCATCACCACCATGACAAAAATTAGTGGTTCTTGACATCATTACTGGAGAACCTCAATGTGGAACCAGCAGTTATAAGTAAGTGGGACAATCAGATCTAAGTCCTAAAACCAAGACCCAAAATAGAACAGTAATACCAAACCAGAACAAAAGTGTAAGGCATAAGCAATGATGAGTAACATTTGTCAGAAGTATACCTGCATAGTGGATCAACAATATTGGGCAGCTTCCATCTCTAACTTGTTTCCCTGCCGTTCCAAGGACAATGTTGCTGGCGGTACCATCAGGACCCAACATGCCAAGCTGCCAGGCCTTTATAGTTAAAGGAATTGTCACTTCGGCACCAGGTTTCAAAGGAAGGGCTGACTTTAGAATTTCGTGAGCCACCGACACAACAGAGTCTTGGTTCTTCCCCGACAATGAGATATGTGCCTGCTCAACAGGAACAGTACCAGCATTGGACAAACTAATCCACACATCACGTATTTCACCTTCATATAATATAACAGAGCCATCACCACCAACAATGTGAGACACTAACAACGGCAGGGGTGGTACCACTGAAATATTAGGAatagatatattttttaactttGCTGCCCCACAGCTGCGGAAAGGGTCAGAAAGCACAAGCCCTTGAGTTGCCCCAGCAAGCAGATTCTCGACATCCTTGAAAAAATGTTCTGTGATAATGCCAAAACAATGGACAATACACCCAGGAATAGCAACTGGACCCTCTTTGGTAGGAATTCCACAAAGTGTGATCACCTTTGAAGAATTAGGTGGAAGATTGACACTTATTGGAAAGGAATCAAAATTTTCTGAATGCACAGACAGATAAATGCTATCAACAATCAATTCAAAGCCACAGGGATTTGCTAATTCCACTAGCACTTGAACTGGTTCACCAACCACCCAGATTAGCTCCTGTTTATTGCTATTATTTTGCTCTCCTTTGCTGAATGGTGTATAAATGAATGGTCCCGAAGGAGCAGATCCTACCCACCAATCTTCTCTAGCTAGATTGCGTTTAACAATGTCCGCTGGAGATGTTTGTAAAGGAAATGAATGCAACCTGGAGTGATGTAACAGGACAGAAGGTTagggaaaagaaaatttaatctAGCAAAGAATAACTTTTGAGGAACCAGATCCTAATTTCAGAAGTCAAGAAAGACTTTCAGATTCTATAATAAATACCAACAGAATTTCAGCTGACGAACAAGTATAACGCAAAAGTACACGGgcataaaatacatgttttccTAATGAAACATGTATTTAAGAATACGTATGCaaattaagtacaaaatttaCACATATGCTCCCGTAAACATATCTGCATATTGCTCGGTCAAATTACCGGAATCACACAGACTTGCATCCATAAGCAACTCTATGAGAGGCCAACAAAAGTTCAAAAGACAAATTGCCACAGAACTCCTCCTGTAACATCTAACAACAATTTGTCTAATATCAAGATAAGAAAACAAGatcatttaatgaaaaatacctTACGAAGGGCAAAGCCGGATCACCGCACCGAGTTCCTAAAGGAAGCCTGTCAGCTGAATTTGCAAGTGCAACAGCCAGGCCATTTTGCCCGGATGGTGTAATTAGAGGATAATAAGACCTAATTAGACGTGCTGCTGCACTCCAAGCAGCAAGAGGATCTCCCGCATGAACAGCAGAGAGAAGAATTTCCCTCAGTACAACCATTTGCAGGGTACTCCATTGTGACTCAAATAAGGAGACAATCGAGTGGTGATGTGCTTTCCCTTCATCCGCATGAGTTTGTCGTCCAGCATCCTTTAGAAAAGAAGAATATAACAATGAGAAATGCTGGCATCTTGGAAAATCAACAGCACAAGAACAGTGGCTTGAACCTCAATGACATTAAGGAAGAAAAAATCAATTGCAGCCAAATGAATTTCACAAAACACGGTGGTCAAGCTCCACACTCAGCTTCATGATTGATTAGCTTCATGATTGATTCATGATTTTCATGTCCAAATctacaaaaatttgaaaacgaAAAACCAAGATGcctgaaaagaaataaaattttaatgttcgAACATGGTCAAACCAGTAGCAAGTATGTCCAAGTATAAGTTGAGTGTTATGCTCATCCCAATCTTTATCACGAATGAAATTGCCCCCTCAAGGCATCAAATTGCTACAGAATGTCAAGCAACTAAAATTGCATAAGAAAACAGGCAGTTAAAAACTCACCTGAGATGGGTCACTAGATGCTCGACTTTGGACACGATAAGCTTTCGTTGTCATAGCCAACACTTGCAAAGCACTGATAGCAGCAATTTTATTATCTTGTTGCAAGTACAACTGAGCAACCTGCCTCGAGAAAAAAGCAGCTTTTCTA
This genomic interval from Primulina huaijiensis isolate GDHJ02 chromosome 14, ASM1229523v2, whole genome shotgun sequence contains the following:
- the LOC140956855 gene encoding trafficking protein particle complex II-specific subunit 120 homolog; amino-acid sequence: MEPDARIETSSMIRVAVLPIATVPPLLFRDYASMLLCHNTVSLSSISSFYTEHQKSPFQYQPWESGSIRFKFIIGGSPPSPWEDFQSNRKILAVIGICHCPSSPDLASVANEFAAASKSYSSALVQRCFAFSPGDLQPEEESYKKCNLVLLPPADRQTQELHLQTMMQDIAASLLMEFEKWVLQAESGGTILKTPLDSQASLSSEEVIKAKKRRLGRAQKTIGDYCLLAGSPVDANAHYSTAMELARLTGDFFWYAGAMEGSVCALLIDRVGQKDLVLEEEVKYRYNSVILHYRKSFIQDNAQRVSPLSFELEATLKLARFLCRRELAKEVAELLTAAADGAKSLIDASDRLIVYVEIARLFAALRYHRKAAFFSRQVAQLYLQQDNKIAAISALQVLAMTTKAYRVQSRASSDPSQDAGRQTHADEGKAHHHSIVSLFESQWSTLQMVVLREILLSAVHAGDPLAAWSAAARLIRSYYPLITPSGQNGLAVALANSADRLPLGTRCGDPALPFVRLHSFPLQTSPADIVKRNLAREDWWVGSAPSGPFIYTPFSKGEQNNSNKQELIWVVGEPVQVLVELANPCGFELIVDSIYLSVHSENFDSFPISVNLPPNSSKVITLCGIPTKEGPVAIPGCIVHCFGIITEHFFKDVENLLAGATQGLVLSDPFRSCGAAKLKNISIPNISVVPPLPLLVSHIVGGDGSVILYEGEIRDVWISLSNAGTVPVEQAHISLSGKNQDSVVSVAHEILKSALPLKPGAEVTIPLTIKAWQLGMLGPDGTASNIVLGTAGKQVRDGSCPILLIHYAGPLVHSGVPATGSVPPPGRRHVIPLNICVLQGLSFVKARLLSMEIPTHVGETYPVPLKMNGDGSEEDDGSERETDRFMKIDPYRGSWGLRFLELELCNPTDVVFETSVSVDLEKSDEKERPSHCNCTEFGYPKTRIDRDYTARVLIPLEHFKLPVLDGSFLVKGTQTSGTVGKSSSFSEKNIKLELNASIRNLISRIKVRWHSGRNSSGELNIKDAVQAALQTSVMDVLLPDPLTFGFRLAKNSMHNDAKLNSQKKSGARVSSHELGGGSITAHEMTPMEVLVRNNTKENIRIRLGVTCKDVAGENCIEGDKATVLWEGVLTGVVMEVPPLQEMRHTFTLYFLIPGEYSLLAAAVIDDANEVLRARARTNSPEEPIFCRGPPFHVRVNGTV